In the genome of Massilibacillus massiliensis, one region contains:
- a CDS encoding efflux RND transporter permease subunit gives MKKFNLTEIALKNKSLVCYFILVIFLMGCFSYTKLGRMEDPEFTIRQMVVTVAWPGASAKQIEEQVTDKIEKKLQDLPGMDYLKSYSRPGASVIYVTLREDTKASTIRSTWLEARNLVNDMKADLPQGVIGPTFNDRFDDVYGSIYAITADGYSYEEMRVEAEKIRQMLFDIDNVKKVELIGQQAEKIYIEIENSKLAQLGINPSTIANVIAKQNAMTPAGMLDTSTDNVYLRMTGQFDDIEAIRNLPIQANERIFRLGDIATVERKYVEPAEPKMYFNGQPAVGIAVSMESGGNVLDLGDDLKKTVNLIKKDLPLGLEIHQASDQPEVVKDAIDDFISTLREAIIIVLVVSFLSLGVRTGLVVALCIPLVITGVFLAMEMLGIDLHKVSLGALIISLGLLVDDAIIAVEMMAVKLEEGYDRFKAACYAYTVTALPMLTGTLITCAGFIPVGFSKGMAAEFTSSLFPVIAIALIISWVVSVMVAPLFGYHLIKVKVHDTSKENKAYQSKFYKMFRRILTWCLQHRRIVLVGTAICFFVSIFMMKFIKQEFFPPSIRPEVIVELNLPEGASIKATEDAAKQFAARLDGDAAIKNYSFYVGKGAPRFVLTTEPVLPANNYAQFIIVAKDLDARKQLTEKIQTIMAEDMPGVRSNVKLIQTGPPAAYPVMLRVSGYDHEKVREIANQVAEKMTANPNLRQVHFDWNEKSKVMQLDLDQDKLRVLGIDGQSLATALQTQLSGAAVAEYYEQDKTIDIVFRMHDEDRSDLSKVKDMPIAIGNGSYVPLEQIAKIRYGAEDGLIWRRDLKPTITVRANIMDGITGNDATQQVYDATKELRDSLPMGYTVKVDGALENSGKAMRLMLAPVPAMIIVIVTLLMLQLKRMSLMFLTLMTAPLGIIGVSFGMLLTNQSMGFVAELGILALSGMIIRNSVILVDQIEKHIADGQDVWQAIIDSAILRFRPIMLTAAAAILGMIPLMRNNFWGPMAVAIASGLFCATVLTLLVLPTMYAAWFKVKEPNEKG, from the coding sequence ATGAAAAAGTTTAACCTGACAGAGATCGCTTTAAAAAATAAATCACTTGTCTGTTATTTTATTCTTGTCATTTTTTTGATGGGGTGTTTTTCCTATACGAAATTAGGACGGATGGAAGATCCCGAGTTTACGATTCGGCAAATGGTAGTGACGGTTGCATGGCCGGGGGCAAGTGCGAAGCAAATTGAAGAACAAGTTACAGATAAAATAGAAAAGAAGCTGCAGGATTTACCGGGAATGGATTATCTGAAAAGTTATTCTCGTCCGGGGGCATCTGTTATTTATGTGACTTTGCGTGAAGATACAAAGGCAAGTACGATTCGTTCCACCTGGCTAGAGGCTAGAAATTTAGTCAATGATATGAAAGCTGATTTGCCACAAGGGGTAATCGGGCCAACTTTTAATGATCGGTTTGATGATGTCTATGGATCGATTTATGCAATTACAGCAGACGGGTATAGTTATGAAGAAATGCGCGTAGAAGCAGAAAAAATTCGTCAGATGTTGTTTGATATAGACAATGTTAAAAAAGTTGAATTAATTGGTCAGCAGGCGGAAAAAATTTATATTGAAATCGAAAATAGCAAACTTGCGCAATTGGGGATAAATCCAAGCACGATTGCAAATGTTATAGCAAAGCAAAATGCGATGACCCCGGCTGGTATGCTTGATACGAGTACGGATAATGTTTATTTGAGAATGACAGGGCAATTTGATGATATCGAAGCAATTCGTAATTTGCCGATTCAAGCCAATGAAAGAATCTTCCGTTTGGGTGATATTGCAACGGTAGAACGTAAATATGTAGAGCCGGCAGAGCCTAAAATGTATTTTAATGGTCAACCTGCCGTTGGCATTGCGGTGTCGATGGAAAGTGGCGGCAATGTTTTAGATTTGGGTGATGATTTAAAGAAAACAGTTAATTTAATAAAAAAGGATTTGCCATTAGGACTTGAAATTCATCAGGCTTCTGATCAGCCTGAAGTGGTAAAGGATGCAATTGATGATTTTATTAGCACCTTGCGTGAAGCAATTATCATTGTACTTGTTGTGAGTTTCTTAAGCTTAGGTGTGCGCACCGGGCTTGTGGTAGCACTATGTATACCATTGGTTATTACAGGTGTTTTTCTAGCGATGGAAATGCTGGGGATTGATCTGCATAAGGTTTCGCTAGGTGCACTCATTATTTCACTGGGGCTTTTGGTCGACGATGCAATTATTGCCGTGGAAATGATGGCAGTCAAACTGGAAGAAGGATACGATCGATTTAAAGCGGCATGCTACGCGTATACAGTAACTGCATTGCCAATGCTGACTGGAACTTTGATTACTTGTGCCGGGTTTATCCCCGTTGGATTTTCTAAGGGTATGGCAGCTGAGTTTACAAGCAGTCTTTTCCCGGTAATTGCCATTGCTTTGATTATATCTTGGGTTGTATCAGTGATGGTAGCACCCTTATTTGGTTATCATTTAATCAAAGTAAAAGTGCATGATACATCAAAAGAAAATAAAGCATATCAAAGTAAGTTTTATAAAATGTTTCGCAGGATTTTAACTTGGTGTCTGCAGCACCGCAGAATTGTTTTAGTCGGTACAGCAATATGCTTTTTTGTGTCGATCTTTATGATGAAATTTATTAAGCAAGAATTCTTTCCGCCATCGATTCGACCAGAAGTAATTGTAGAATTAAATCTGCCGGAGGGCGCTTCAATAAAAGCAACAGAAGATGCAGCTAAACAATTTGCTGCACGACTTGATGGCGATGCGGCAATTAAAAATTACAGTTTTTACGTGGGAAAAGGGGCGCCAAGATTTGTCTTGACAACGGAGCCGGTGTTACCTGCAAATAATTATGCGCAATTTATTATCGTTGCCAAAGATTTGGACGCAAGAAAACAGCTCACAGAAAAGATTCAGACGATTATGGCAGAAGATATGCCAGGTGTTCGCAGCAATGTGAAATTAATTCAAACGGGTCCGCCGGCAGCGTATCCGGTGATGCTTCGTGTTTCAGGATACGATCATGAAAAAGTTCGTGAAATTGCCAATCAAGTTGCGGAGAAAATGACGGCCAATCCAAATCTACGTCAAGTGCACTTTGACTGGAATGAAAAAAGCAAAGTGATGCAGCTTGATTTAGACCAAGATAAGCTAAGAGTGTTAGGGATTGATGGACAGTCTCTGGCCACAGCATTGCAGACACAATTGTCAGGTGCTGCGGTTGCCGAGTATTATGAACAAGATAAAACAATTGATATTGTGTTTAGAATGCATGATGAAGATCGCAGCGATTTATCAAAAGTCAAAGATATGCCGATCGCAATCGGCAATGGCAGCTATGTTCCACTTGAACAAATTGCCAAAATTCGTTATGGGGCGGAGGATGGACTTATTTGGCGGCGGGATTTAAAGCCAACGATTACTGTGAGAGCTAATATTATGGATGGAATCACGGGCAATGATGCAACACAACAAGTGTATGATGCAACGAAAGAGCTTCGTGACAGCCTGCCAATGGGATATACTGTGAAAGTGGATGGTGCATTGGAAAACAGCGGAAAGGCAATGCGGTTAATGTTGGCTCCAGTTCCTGCGATGATCATCGTCATTGTTACATTGTTGATGCTGCAACTGAAGCGAATGTCTCTTATGTTCCTGACTTTAATGACTGCTCCGCTTGGAATTATCGGCGTTAGTTTTGGCATGTTATTGACGAATCAATCCATGGGATTTGTTGCTGAACTTGGAATTTTGGCACTGAGTGGAATGATTATTCGAAATTCGGTTATTTTGGTGGATCAAATTGAAAAACATATTGCCGATGGGCAGGATGTGTGGCAGGCAATTATTGATTCAGCAATTCTTCGTTTCAGACCGATTATGTTAACTGCCGCAGCGGCAATTTTAGGTATGATTCCATTGATGCGCAATAATTTCTGGGGACCAATGGCAGTAGCAATTGCCAGCGGCTTGTTTTGTGCCACTGTGTTAACACTGCTTGTTTTACCAACCATGTATGCTGCTTGGTTTAAAGTAAAAGAACCGAATGAAAAAGGCTAG
- a CDS encoding AEC family transporter, producing the protein MMILLHAIEGVLSLLLMGLVGYILARKGWFNKETSALLPKLVTYVSLPLFLLCNLITTFHRDDLIHMMYGVIVPMLSMMMCFVVSLVLGKLCKVNKRHIGIFHSTFVTSNSIFVGIPVNIALFGEESLPYTLLYFFANTLFFWTVGNYYISSDGEKHKAMLFSMETVKKVFSAPILGFLFAIFLIMLELSLPDFLLKTARYMGNMTTPLAIIFIGVILHGVDLKKIRLDKDILLVMLGRFVISPLSIVVITYFIPIPELMRKVFIIQASLPAMAQTVILASFYKADSEYATILVSLSTLASILTIPLFMEIIS; encoded by the coding sequence ATGATGATACTATTGCACGCAATTGAAGGAGTTCTTAGTTTACTTTTAATGGGGCTTGTTGGCTATATATTGGCAAGAAAAGGCTGGTTTAATAAAGAGACTTCCGCTTTACTTCCAAAACTCGTTACGTATGTGTCATTGCCATTGTTTTTGCTATGTAATCTAATTACAACATTTCACCGTGATGATTTGATTCACATGATGTACGGTGTAATTGTGCCAATGTTGTCGATGATGATGTGTTTTGTAGTTAGTTTAGTATTAGGAAAATTGTGTAAAGTAAATAAACGGCACATTGGAATCTTTCATAGCACTTTTGTTACATCCAATTCTATATTTGTTGGGATTCCGGTAAATATTGCATTGTTTGGCGAAGAGTCTTTACCATATACGTTGTTATATTTCTTTGCCAATACGCTATTTTTTTGGACGGTTGGTAATTATTATATTAGTTCAGATGGTGAAAAGCATAAGGCGATGCTGTTTAGTATGGAAACTGTTAAAAAGGTATTCTCTGCACCGATACTTGGATTTTTATTTGCTATTTTTCTTATTATGTTAGAGTTATCTTTACCTGATTTTTTGCTTAAAACGGCAAGGTATATGGGGAATATGACAACACCGCTTGCCATTATTTTTATCGGTGTTATTTTGCATGGCGTTGATTTGAAAAAGATTAGACTGGATAAAGATATTTTGCTGGTAATGTTGGGTAGATTTGTGATCAGCCCGCTTAGTATTGTCGTGATTACTTATTTTATTCCGATTCCTGAACTTATGCGTAAGGTGTTCATTATACAAGCGTCTCTGCCAGCTATGGCGCAGACTGTTATTTTAGCAAGTTTTTACAAGGCAGATAGTGAATATGCGACAATTTTGGTGTCGCTTAGTACACTGGCATCTATTCTAACCATTCCTTTGTTTATGGAGATTATATCTTAA
- a CDS encoding DNA alkylation repair protein has translation MQSIQTRLFSLSDETYRQFHSKLCPNTKNIIGVRMPLLKNLAKELAREDWRTYLKTAEDTYYEEILLQGLIIGYAKADIEEILAYTTSFIPKIDNWAICDSFCSNLKIIKKHPARVRTFLQPYLQSNQEFEIRFAVVILLQFYITDSYVTETLSALDEIRHDGYYVKMAVAWAISICFIKYAEKTMHYLDHNTLDDFTYNKALQKITDSLRIDRQTKEIIRKMKRNTPTLKKINE, from the coding sequence ATGCAATCCATTCAAACACGTTTATTTTCCTTATCCGATGAAACCTATCGCCAATTTCATAGCAAATTATGCCCAAACACAAAGAATATCATTGGCGTTCGAATGCCATTACTAAAAAATCTGGCCAAAGAACTGGCTAGAGAAGACTGGCGTACTTATTTAAAAACAGCCGAAGATACATATTATGAAGAAATCTTACTACAAGGCTTGATCATTGGCTATGCCAAAGCTGATATTGAAGAAATATTAGCGTACACCACTTCTTTTATTCCTAAAATAGACAATTGGGCAATCTGCGATAGCTTTTGCAGTAACCTAAAAATTATAAAAAAACATCCTGCGCGCGTTAGAACATTTTTGCAACCTTATTTACAATCGAATCAAGAATTCGAAATACGGTTTGCCGTTGTCATATTACTGCAATTTTATATTACCGATTCCTATGTTACTGAAACGCTTTCTGCGTTAGACGAGATTCGGCATGATGGCTACTATGTTAAAATGGCCGTAGCTTGGGCAATTTCTATTTGCTTTATAAAATATGCGGAGAAAACAATGCATTATTTAGACCACAATACCTTAGACGATTTTACTTACAACAAAGCACTACAAAAAATAACAGACTCGCTTCGTATCGACCGGCAAACCAAAGAAATCATTCGCAAGATGAAACGTAATACCCCTACCCTAAAGAAAATCAACGAATAA
- a CDS encoding nitroreductase family protein, whose product MKKRRSVRKFKQEPITDQEMKQIVEAGQLAPSGSNNQTSHFVVIQKVEILDELRELVKHEFAKMEIDENTYGSIKTSITLSKKGKYNFMYNAPAFIIATNLRGYGNAMADCSLALGNMMLMAAELNIGTCWINQLKWLADNEAIKTYLEKLGIGKQETVCGCLAVGYSDQPDLPPIIRKGNIADFIK is encoded by the coding sequence ATGAAAAAACGTAGAAGTGTAAGAAAGTTTAAGCAGGAGCCAATTACAGATCAGGAAATGAAACAGATCGTTGAAGCTGGACAGCTTGCACCAAGCGGCAGTAACAATCAAACTTCGCACTTCGTTGTGATTCAAAAAGTAGAAATTTTAGACGAATTACGGGAATTGGTGAAACATGAATTTGCCAAAATGGAGATTGATGAAAATACATATGGTAGCATTAAAACTTCCATTACCTTATCAAAAAAGGGAAAATATAATTTTATGTATAATGCACCCGCTTTCATTATTGCAACAAATCTTCGCGGGTATGGCAATGCAATGGCAGATTGTTCACTTGCATTAGGCAATATGATGCTTATGGCGGCGGAATTGAATATCGGAACATGTTGGATTAATCAATTAAAATGGTTAGCAGATAACGAAGCCATAAAAACATATCTTGAGAAATTGGGAATTGGAAAACAAGAAACAGTGTGTGGGTGCTTAGCCGTTGGATATTCTGATCAGCCTGATCTTCCACCTATCATTCGAAAGGGAAATATTGCTGATTTTATAAAATAA
- a CDS encoding methyl-accepting chemotaxis protein, with the protein MKFLRFQNVKTKFLVVLLPLFILSFVVLSVVSYYLANEALNEAADETIRTMGRESSMQVQEGINERIIRLEELGVDSVLRGNDEQAKVAYLANSQKRLGFDSLYYSDLKGNCIRADGKKFNRADREYFKKVLDTQKAYVPQPVVSGVTGKLILVLTAPAFENGQFVGMMMGSITLEKLSKVLDQVKFRDSGYGYIVENKGKVIANNKAPEFINKLDLSEKTINPELKTVATELDEDLMRTFKQVVETGEAMSCYYKNVLGRDDVAVLTPIDLFGQRWVMVITAPESEVTAPVKRLANYMFGISIFFILLAIICIYVFAKNISKPIEIIRDDCMRLKDGDFKDRPVSVDSDDEIGQLAKGFHEMRNNLRDLIKKIQGEAEEVAASSEMLHESAGQSAEASNQVAVSITDIAQGVEKQSLSAKNVNGVAKEVANISEEIAHKSKNVAEVAHTANDDVELGRTAIASAVEQMQQIGSGAEEVQQAIHKLEQGSQEISNIVDLISNIAGQTNLLALNAAIEAARAGEQGRGFAVVAEEVRKLAEESHLSSQKIGELVKRNQIDMEKAVSASQAGTVGIGKGIEAVNSADETFKNIVNVISHLSDEIADISKSINTMAIGSNDMLTAMQQIDEVSKKNAAEVQSVSAATEEQSAAMQEIASASQNLANLSTELKRAISRFKI; encoded by the coding sequence GTGAAATTTTTGCGATTTCAGAATGTTAAAACAAAATTTCTAGTAGTTTTATTACCGTTATTTATTCTTAGTTTTGTTGTTTTATCTGTAGTAAGTTATTACTTAGCAAATGAAGCTTTGAATGAAGCAGCAGATGAAACGATAAGAACAATGGGAAGAGAATCTTCGATGCAGGTACAGGAAGGCATCAATGAGCGTATTATCAGATTGGAAGAGTTAGGTGTTGATAGCGTCCTGCGGGGCAATGATGAGCAGGCAAAAGTTGCGTATCTGGCAAATTCGCAAAAGCGATTAGGCTTTGATTCTTTATATTATTCAGATTTAAAAGGAAATTGTATTCGTGCCGATGGTAAAAAATTTAATCGTGCAGATCGTGAATATTTCAAAAAAGTGCTGGATACACAAAAAGCATATGTACCGCAGCCTGTTGTATCAGGTGTTACGGGTAAATTAATCCTTGTATTAACTGCACCTGCCTTTGAAAATGGACAGTTTGTTGGCATGATGATGGGGAGTATTACCTTAGAGAAATTATCTAAAGTTTTAGATCAGGTAAAATTCAGAGATTCTGGGTATGGTTATATTGTGGAAAACAAAGGGAAGGTAATTGCAAACAATAAAGCACCAGAATTTATCAACAAATTGGACTTGTCAGAAAAAACAATTAACCCAGAACTTAAAACAGTGGCGACGGAGTTAGATGAGGACTTAATGCGAACTTTTAAACAAGTCGTTGAAACTGGTGAAGCGATGAGCTGTTATTACAAAAATGTACTGGGAAGAGACGATGTTGCAGTATTGACGCCGATCGATCTTTTTGGACAACGCTGGGTTATGGTAATTACTGCGCCAGAGTCTGAAGTGACGGCGCCTGTAAAACGATTGGCAAACTATATGTTTGGCATTTCCATCTTCTTTATATTGTTAGCTATTATTTGTATTTATGTGTTTGCTAAAAATATTTCTAAACCGATAGAGATCATTCGTGATGATTGTATGCGTTTAAAAGATGGCGACTTTAAAGATAGACCAGTTAGTGTTGATAGTGATGATGAAATTGGTCAATTGGCAAAAGGTTTCCATGAAATGAGAAACAATTTACGAGATTTAATAAAGAAAATACAAGGGGAAGCTGAAGAGGTCGCAGCATCGAGTGAAATGCTGCATGAAAGTGCAGGGCAATCTGCAGAAGCATCAAATCAGGTCGCGGTATCAATTACGGATATTGCGCAAGGCGTAGAAAAACAATCGTTATCTGCAAAAAATGTAAATGGTGTGGCAAAGGAAGTCGCCAACATTTCTGAGGAAATTGCACATAAATCAAAAAATGTAGCAGAAGTTGCGCACACAGCAAATGACGATGTGGAGCTTGGGCGTACGGCGATTGCGAGTGCAGTGGAGCAAATGCAGCAAATTGGATCAGGTGCTGAAGAAGTACAGCAAGCCATACATAAATTGGAACAAGGGTCTCAAGAAATCAGTAATATCGTTGATTTGATTTCTAATATTGCCGGACAAACAAATCTTTTAGCGTTGAATGCTGCAATTGAAGCAGCACGTGCTGGAGAACAAGGGCGCGGTTTTGCGGTCGTTGCTGAAGAAGTAAGAAAGTTGGCTGAGGAATCCCATCTTTCATCGCAAAAGATCGGCGAATTGGTGAAACGCAATCAAATTGATATGGAAAAGGCTGTTTCGGCAAGTCAGGCCGGTACGGTTGGTATTGGCAAAGGAATTGAAGCGGTGAATTCGGCCGATGAAACATTTAAAAACATTGTGAATGTGATCAGCCATTTGTCAGATGAGATCGCTGATATATCAAAATCAATCAATACGATGGCAATCGGCAGCAACGATATGTTAACAGCGATGCAGCAAATTGATGAAGTAAGTAAGAAAAATGCAGCTGAAGTGCAGTCTGTATCGGCTGCGACGGAAGAACAATCAGCAGCAATGCAAGAGATTGCATCAGCAAGTCAAAATTTAGCCAATCTTTCTACTGAATTGAAGAGAGCAATTTCTAGATTTAAAATTTAA
- a CDS encoding MarR family winged helix-turn-helix transcriptional regulator — protein MDNLDIARQFGILNRQSQTFITNACSDLGIGFSECVLLMNLYRREGINQEDMSTVLFIDKAATARTIKLLEEKGFILRKQDKEDKRVKKLYLTAKGEETKAPVFKMLKQWMHFLSDGMDQETFETVRKGLRILAEKASSRECSLLFERQNRGGVENEE, from the coding sequence ATGGATAATTTAGATATTGCGAGACAATTTGGTATTTTAAATCGGCAATCGCAGACTTTTATTACGAATGCTTGCAGTGATCTGGGCATTGGTTTTTCGGAATGTGTGCTGTTGATGAATTTATATCGCCGTGAAGGAATCAACCAGGAAGATATGTCCACAGTTTTATTTATCGATAAAGCTGCCACGGCAAGGACGATTAAATTACTTGAAGAAAAGGGCTTTATCTTACGCAAACAGGATAAAGAGGATAAACGAGTTAAAAAATTATATTTAACCGCAAAAGGTGAAGAAACCAAGGCGCCTGTATTTAAAATGTTAAAGCAATGGATGCATTTTCTTAGTGATGGAATGGATCAAGAAACTTTTGAAACAGTGAGAAAAGGACTGCGTATTTTGGCTGAAAAAGCGAGCAGTAGGGAATGTAGTCTGTTATTTGAAAGGCAAAATAGAGGAGGGGTGGAAAATGAAGAATAA
- a CDS encoding efflux RND transporter periplasmic adaptor subunit, with the protein MKNNLVKLGLIFCLISVFIVSGCGKKSEAEQDIPLVKTEKVVMGNLATTMNYAGEVHGRYESQLAFQVSGKIIARHVDLGSSVNAGEVLMEIDRKDILQNVNIGSAQVDAARAQLNLAEANLNRYRQLYEQSAVSAAQYEQYQTSYESALAALRQAEAQYTQGNNSLEYSKLVADSTGVISAVHAEVGQVVSAGQAMVTLVKAGDLEVEISVPENRLEELKASQHVAVSFWALNDMVIDGTIREIAPMADKVSRTYKVRIGLVNPSEQIKLGMTANVAIAVGDAQLLGITTIPLTAIYQTGDVPQVWVVQDGVVNLQPVTIEAFGNNQVKVTSGLNHGDVIVTAGIHKLRAGQEVRVLEGEGK; encoded by the coding sequence ATGAAGAATAATTTAGTGAAATTAGGTCTTATTTTTTGTTTAATCAGTGTATTTATTGTAAGTGGTTGCGGTAAAAAGTCAGAAGCGGAGCAGGATATTCCACTTGTAAAGACAGAGAAGGTTGTTATGGGAAATCTAGCAACTACAATGAATTATGCTGGGGAGGTTCATGGGCGTTATGAGTCGCAATTGGCATTTCAGGTAAGTGGAAAGATCATTGCACGTCATGTAGATCTCGGCAGCAGTGTAAATGCTGGTGAGGTGCTCATGGAAATAGATCGTAAAGATATTCTTCAAAATGTAAATATTGGCTCGGCGCAAGTTGATGCTGCAAGGGCGCAATTGAATTTAGCAGAGGCAAATTTAAATCGTTATCGGCAGCTCTATGAACAATCAGCAGTGAGTGCAGCGCAGTATGAGCAATATCAGACGTCCTATGAGTCTGCACTGGCTGCGCTAAGGCAAGCAGAGGCACAGTATACACAAGGAAATAATAGTTTGGAATATAGTAAATTGGTTGCAGATAGCACGGGTGTTATTTCTGCAGTTCATGCAGAAGTTGGGCAAGTCGTTTCCGCGGGGCAAGCTATGGTTACGCTTGTCAAAGCCGGAGACTTAGAAGTGGAAATCAGTGTTCCCGAAAATCGTTTGGAAGAATTAAAGGCCAGTCAACATGTTGCAGTATCTTTTTGGGCACTCAATGATATGGTTATTGATGGCACGATTCGTGAGATTGCTCCAATGGCAGATAAAGTATCACGTACTTATAAAGTTCGAATAGGGTTAGTGAATCCTTCCGAGCAAATTAAACTAGGTATGACAGCAAATGTAGCAATTGCTGTTGGTGATGCACAGCTCTTAGGGATAACTACGATTCCTTTGACGGCAATTTATCAGACCGGGGATGTGCCGCAGGTTTGGGTCGTGCAAGATGGCGTGGTCAATTTACAGCCTGTAACGATAGAAGCATTCGGAAATAATCAGGTTAAAGTAACCTCTGGGCTAAATCATGGCGATGTAATTGTTACTGCCGGTATACACAAATTAAGGGCTGGGCAGGAAGTGAGAGTGTTAGAAGGTGAAGGTAAATGA